Proteins encoded by one window of Xiphophorus couchianus chromosome 13, X_couchianus-1.0, whole genome shotgun sequence:
- the trak1b gene encoding trafficking kinesin-binding protein 1 isoform X1 gives MCADRVGQMTKTYNDIDAVTRLLEEKERDLELAAKIGQSLLKKNRTLTEQNDYLEEQVGQITEEVAQLHHELNLKDELLQFYTNAVEECEDESAASPTGKKSKAETASGVFLSDTLQRKLKELEEENLSLRSEASHLKSETETYEEKEQQLVSDCVKELRLSSLQISAIAEELARKTEDASRQQEEITHLLSQIVDLQKKAKSLAVENEELSQHLVAAKDAQRQLTAELQELQEKYSECIEMLHEAQEELKNLRNRNYPAGTPRRYHPLGLYPMDSLAAEIEGTMRKELSLDDPECEEQKLQHTERDSCVCRIHRKRVFETVKSVNQTVRQRSLTPTNSNIPGSNQSLSTRTSPQSSGLSTPHSAMFGGDIVGDGVAYDNRTQTILMETACNQDNSLECREKKASGAEDLRLALRRLSLRRQNNLSERRFFEEERERRRGRVHGTLDHDNVLTPSDSIMSLGNLNLWASRGPYLPDKLQIVKPLEGSAILHQWQQLAQPHLGVILDARPGVVPKGYRPLELELEQVYPWGGFEEDEPGEQYFQNLPTSSSSSMASPAVPAVSSTGDTNLRQPPCSLGPPSPPSPSPSPHLSNTDALAAYYPGKCMAHTSSTYTFTTCRILHPTDEQTRVTPSLNPVSTSSSCVMSSSLWGTPAATPCTPRRLSLRPSESSTNLRDGTRTTSTSLGLVRLLQERGISAAMYHQSQGTGGVLFSTSIAPNRASNTEHLRPATPPNSPTRPSASAATTSEGFDFKSPSYDNFLASKPARSILKEVTGTRGRQRARDCESQTDVSVAVYNLNLLDKVKRLGVAGGRAASPSPLLGPLGGLRRSGSPFGPDGMRRYRSYPAMVGASMAMKTPGPQE, from the exons ATGTGCGCAGACAGAGTGGGCCAAATGACAAAGACCTACAATGATATCGATGCTGTCACACGTCTGTTGGAGGAG aaagagagagacctGGAACTGGCTGCAAAGATCGGCCAGTCTCTTCTCAAGAAGAACCGGACTCTGACTGAACAGAATGACTACCTGGAGGAGCAAGTGGGGCAGATCACTGAGGAG GTGGCCCAGCTTCACCATGAGCTCAACCTGAAGGACGAGCTGCTTCAGTTTTACACCAACGCAGTGGAGGAGTGTGAGGACGAGTCCGCCGCTTCCCCCAC GGGCAAGAAGAGTAAAGCAGAAACAGCTTCGGGAGTCTTTCTTAGTGACACGCTCCAGAGGAAACTCAAAGAGCTGGAAGAGGAGAACCTGTCACTCCGCTCAGAG GCCAGCCATCTTAAGTCAGAGACGGAGACGTATGAAGAAAAGGAGCAGCAGCTTGTCAGTGACTGTGTCAAAGAGCTCC GGCTGTCCAGTCTGCAGATCTCTGCTATCGCCGAGGAGTTGGCTCGGAAAACCGAGGATGCCTCCCGTCAGCAGGAGGAGATCACGCACCTCCTCTCTCAGATAGTGGATCTCCAAAAGAAGGCTAAATCT CTGGCTGTTGAAAATGAGGAGCTATCTCAGCACCTAGTGGCAGCAAAGGACGCTCAGAGGCAGCTTACAGCAGAG ctgcaggagctgcaggagaAATACTCAGAGTGTATCGAGATGCTGCATGAAGCCCAGGAGGAGCTTAAGAACCTGAGGAACAGGAACTACCCTGCAGGAACTCCCCGACGCTACCACCCGCTGGGACTCTACCCAATG GATTCTCTGGCGGCGGAGATCGAAGGAACGATGAGGAAGGAGTTGAGTCTGGACGATCCTGAGTGTGAAGAGCAGAA GCTTCAGCATACAGAGCGAGACTCTTGTGTGTGCAGGATCCACCGGAAGCGAGTGTTTGAGACGGTGAAGAGTGTGAACCAAACCGTTCGCCAGCGCTCGCTCACTCCGACCAACTCCAACATCCCAGGCTCCAACCAATCACTGTCCACTCGGACGTCGCCCCAGTCCAGCGGCCTCTCCACGCCTCACTCCGCCATGTTTGGCGGGGACATCGTCGGAGACGGTGTCGCCTATGACAACCGGACCCAGACCATTCTCATGGAGACAGCATGCAATCAGGACAA CAGCTTAGAGTGCAGAGAGAAGAAGGCGAGCGGGGCAGAGGACCTGCGGCTGGCCCTGCGCCGCCTGTCTCTGCGCCGACAAAACAACCTGAGCGAGAGACGCTTCTTCGAAGAGGAGAGAGAGCGCCGACGGGGCAGAGTGCATGGAACCCTCGACCACGACAACGTGCTGACCCCTTCCGACAGCATCATGTCGCTTGGAAACCTGAACCTGTGGGCCTCCCGGGGGCCGTACCTCCCCGACAAGCTGCAGATCGTCAAGCCGCTCGAAG GTTCGGCCATCTTGCATCAGTGGCAGCAGCTAGCTCAGCCTCACCTCGGTGTGATCCTGGACGCCAGGCCCGGCGTCGTGCCGAAGGGCTACAGGCCCCTTGAGCTGGAGCTggaacag GTGTACCCATGGGGCGGTTTCGAGGAGGATGAACCAGGAGAGCAGTACTTCCAGAATCtgcccacctcctcctcctcctctatgGCCTCGCCGGCTGTGCCTGCCGTCTCCAGCACGGGGGACACCAACCTCAGGCAGCCCCCGTGCAGCCTTGGCCCGCCGTCTCCGCCTTCCCCGTCCCCGTCTCCGCATCTTAGCAACACCGATGCGCTGG CTGCATACTATCCAGGAAAATGCATGGCCCACACCAGCTCCACTTACACCTTCACAACGTGTCGGATCCTCCATCCAACGGACGAACAGACGCGCGTCACACCAAG TCTAAACCCCGTCTCCACGTCGTCTTCCTGTGTGATGAGCAGCAGCCTGTGGGGAACGCCCGCCGCCACGCCCTGCACGCCGCGCAGGCTCAGCCTCAGGCCCTCTGAATCATCCACCAACCTCAG AGATGGAACGCGCACCACCAGCACTTCCCTTGGGTTAGTGCGCCTCCTGCAGGAGAGGGGGATCTCAGCGGCCATGTACCACCAGAGCCAGGGCACTGGAGGAGTTCTGTTCAGCACCTCCATCGCCCCCAACAGGGCATCCAACACCGAACACCTACGACCCGCCACCCCTCCAAACTCCCCGACGAGGCCCAGCGCCTCGGCCGCCACGACCTCTGAAGGCTTCGACTTCAAGAGCCCGTCGTACGACAACTTCCTGGCGTCCAAGCCGGCGCGCTCCATCCTGAAGGAGGTGACGGGGACGAGAGGCCGGCAGAGAGCGAGGGACTGCGAGAGCCAAACGGACGTCAGCGTGGCCGTCTACAACCTCAACCTGTTGGACAAGGTGAAGCGGCTGGGCGTGGCCGGAGGCAGGGCAGCGAGCCCCAGCCCCCTGCTGGGGCCTCTGGGGGGACTGCGCAGGTCTGGGTCCCCCTTTGGGCCGGATGGAATGAGAAGGTACAGGAGTTACCCGGCCATGGTTGGCGCCAGCATGGCCATGAAGACCCCGGGGCCCCAGGAATAG
- the trak1b gene encoding trafficking kinesin-binding protein 1 isoform X2, protein MCADRVGQMTKTYNDIDAVTRLLEEKERDLELAAKIGQSLLKKNRTLTEQNDYLEEQVGQITEEVAQLHHELNLKDELLQFYTNAVEECEDESAASPTGKKSKAETASGVFLSDTLQRKLKELEEENLSLRSEASHLKSETETYEEKEQQLVSDCVKELRLSSLQISAIAEELARKTEDASRQQEEITHLLSQIVDLQKKAKSLAVENEELSQHLVAAKDAQRQLTAELQELQEKYSECIEMLHEAQEELKNLRNRNYPAGTPRRYHPLGLYPMDSLAAEIEGTMRKELSLDDPECEEQKLQHTERDSCVCRIHRKRVFETVKSVNQTVRQRSLTPTNSNIPGSNQSLSTRTSPQSSGLSTPHSAMFGGDIVGDGVAYDNRTQTILMETACNQDNLECREKKASGAEDLRLALRRLSLRRQNNLSERRFFEEERERRRGRVHGTLDHDNVLTPSDSIMSLGNLNLWASRGPYLPDKLQIVKPLEGSAILHQWQQLAQPHLGVILDARPGVVPKGYRPLELELEQVYPWGGFEEDEPGEQYFQNLPTSSSSSMASPAVPAVSSTGDTNLRQPPCSLGPPSPPSPSPSPHLSNTDALAAYYPGKCMAHTSSTYTFTTCRILHPTDEQTRVTPSLNPVSTSSSCVMSSSLWGTPAATPCTPRRLSLRPSESSTNLRDGTRTTSTSLGLVRLLQERGISAAMYHQSQGTGGVLFSTSIAPNRASNTEHLRPATPPNSPTRPSASAATTSEGFDFKSPSYDNFLASKPARSILKEVTGTRGRQRARDCESQTDVSVAVYNLNLLDKVKRLGVAGGRAASPSPLLGPLGGLRRSGSPFGPDGMRRYRSYPAMVGASMAMKTPGPQE, encoded by the exons ATGTGCGCAGACAGAGTGGGCCAAATGACAAAGACCTACAATGATATCGATGCTGTCACACGTCTGTTGGAGGAG aaagagagagacctGGAACTGGCTGCAAAGATCGGCCAGTCTCTTCTCAAGAAGAACCGGACTCTGACTGAACAGAATGACTACCTGGAGGAGCAAGTGGGGCAGATCACTGAGGAG GTGGCCCAGCTTCACCATGAGCTCAACCTGAAGGACGAGCTGCTTCAGTTTTACACCAACGCAGTGGAGGAGTGTGAGGACGAGTCCGCCGCTTCCCCCAC GGGCAAGAAGAGTAAAGCAGAAACAGCTTCGGGAGTCTTTCTTAGTGACACGCTCCAGAGGAAACTCAAAGAGCTGGAAGAGGAGAACCTGTCACTCCGCTCAGAG GCCAGCCATCTTAAGTCAGAGACGGAGACGTATGAAGAAAAGGAGCAGCAGCTTGTCAGTGACTGTGTCAAAGAGCTCC GGCTGTCCAGTCTGCAGATCTCTGCTATCGCCGAGGAGTTGGCTCGGAAAACCGAGGATGCCTCCCGTCAGCAGGAGGAGATCACGCACCTCCTCTCTCAGATAGTGGATCTCCAAAAGAAGGCTAAATCT CTGGCTGTTGAAAATGAGGAGCTATCTCAGCACCTAGTGGCAGCAAAGGACGCTCAGAGGCAGCTTACAGCAGAG ctgcaggagctgcaggagaAATACTCAGAGTGTATCGAGATGCTGCATGAAGCCCAGGAGGAGCTTAAGAACCTGAGGAACAGGAACTACCCTGCAGGAACTCCCCGACGCTACCACCCGCTGGGACTCTACCCAATG GATTCTCTGGCGGCGGAGATCGAAGGAACGATGAGGAAGGAGTTGAGTCTGGACGATCCTGAGTGTGAAGAGCAGAA GCTTCAGCATACAGAGCGAGACTCTTGTGTGTGCAGGATCCACCGGAAGCGAGTGTTTGAGACGGTGAAGAGTGTGAACCAAACCGTTCGCCAGCGCTCGCTCACTCCGACCAACTCCAACATCCCAGGCTCCAACCAATCACTGTCCACTCGGACGTCGCCCCAGTCCAGCGGCCTCTCCACGCCTCACTCCGCCATGTTTGGCGGGGACATCGTCGGAGACGGTGTCGCCTATGACAACCGGACCCAGACCATTCTCATGGAGACAGCATGCAATCAGGACAA CTTAGAGTGCAGAGAGAAGAAGGCGAGCGGGGCAGAGGACCTGCGGCTGGCCCTGCGCCGCCTGTCTCTGCGCCGACAAAACAACCTGAGCGAGAGACGCTTCTTCGAAGAGGAGAGAGAGCGCCGACGGGGCAGAGTGCATGGAACCCTCGACCACGACAACGTGCTGACCCCTTCCGACAGCATCATGTCGCTTGGAAACCTGAACCTGTGGGCCTCCCGGGGGCCGTACCTCCCCGACAAGCTGCAGATCGTCAAGCCGCTCGAAG GTTCGGCCATCTTGCATCAGTGGCAGCAGCTAGCTCAGCCTCACCTCGGTGTGATCCTGGACGCCAGGCCCGGCGTCGTGCCGAAGGGCTACAGGCCCCTTGAGCTGGAGCTggaacag GTGTACCCATGGGGCGGTTTCGAGGAGGATGAACCAGGAGAGCAGTACTTCCAGAATCtgcccacctcctcctcctcctctatgGCCTCGCCGGCTGTGCCTGCCGTCTCCAGCACGGGGGACACCAACCTCAGGCAGCCCCCGTGCAGCCTTGGCCCGCCGTCTCCGCCTTCCCCGTCCCCGTCTCCGCATCTTAGCAACACCGATGCGCTGG CTGCATACTATCCAGGAAAATGCATGGCCCACACCAGCTCCACTTACACCTTCACAACGTGTCGGATCCTCCATCCAACGGACGAACAGACGCGCGTCACACCAAG TCTAAACCCCGTCTCCACGTCGTCTTCCTGTGTGATGAGCAGCAGCCTGTGGGGAACGCCCGCCGCCACGCCCTGCACGCCGCGCAGGCTCAGCCTCAGGCCCTCTGAATCATCCACCAACCTCAG AGATGGAACGCGCACCACCAGCACTTCCCTTGGGTTAGTGCGCCTCCTGCAGGAGAGGGGGATCTCAGCGGCCATGTACCACCAGAGCCAGGGCACTGGAGGAGTTCTGTTCAGCACCTCCATCGCCCCCAACAGGGCATCCAACACCGAACACCTACGACCCGCCACCCCTCCAAACTCCCCGACGAGGCCCAGCGCCTCGGCCGCCACGACCTCTGAAGGCTTCGACTTCAAGAGCCCGTCGTACGACAACTTCCTGGCGTCCAAGCCGGCGCGCTCCATCCTGAAGGAGGTGACGGGGACGAGAGGCCGGCAGAGAGCGAGGGACTGCGAGAGCCAAACGGACGTCAGCGTGGCCGTCTACAACCTCAACCTGTTGGACAAGGTGAAGCGGCTGGGCGTGGCCGGAGGCAGGGCAGCGAGCCCCAGCCCCCTGCTGGGGCCTCTGGGGGGACTGCGCAGGTCTGGGTCCCCCTTTGGGCCGGATGGAATGAGAAGGTACAGGAGTTACCCGGCCATGGTTGGCGCCAGCATGGCCATGAAGACCCCGGGGCCCCAGGAATAG
- the trak1b gene encoding trafficking kinesin-binding protein 1 isoform X3, whose protein sequence is MCADRVGQMTKTYNDIDAVTRLLEEKERDLELAAKIGQSLLKKNRTLTEQNDYLEEQVGQITEEVAQLHHELNLKDELLQFYTNAVEECEDESAASPTGKKSKAETASGVFLSDTLQRKLKELEEENLSLRSEASHLKSETETYEEKEQQLVSDCVKELRLSSLQISAIAEELARKTEDASRQQEEITHLLSQIVDLQKKAKSLAVENEELSQHLVAAKDAQRQLTAELQELQEKYSECIEMLHEAQEELKNLRNRNYPAGTPRRYHPLGLYPMDSLAAEIEGTMRKELSLDDPECEEQKIHRKRVFETVKSVNQTVRQRSLTPTNSNIPGSNQSLSTRTSPQSSGLSTPHSAMFGGDIVGDGVAYDNRTQTILMETACNQDNSLECREKKASGAEDLRLALRRLSLRRQNNLSERRFFEEERERRRGRVHGTLDHDNVLTPSDSIMSLGNLNLWASRGPYLPDKLQIVKPLEGSAILHQWQQLAQPHLGVILDARPGVVPKGYRPLELELEQVYPWGGFEEDEPGEQYFQNLPTSSSSSMASPAVPAVSSTGDTNLRQPPCSLGPPSPPSPSPSPHLSNTDALAAYYPGKCMAHTSSTYTFTTCRILHPTDEQTRVTPSLNPVSTSSSCVMSSSLWGTPAATPCTPRRLSLRPSESSTNLRDGTRTTSTSLGLVRLLQERGISAAMYHQSQGTGGVLFSTSIAPNRASNTEHLRPATPPNSPTRPSASAATTSEGFDFKSPSYDNFLASKPARSILKEVTGTRGRQRARDCESQTDVSVAVYNLNLLDKVKRLGVAGGRAASPSPLLGPLGGLRRSGSPFGPDGMRRYRSYPAMVGASMAMKTPGPQE, encoded by the exons ATGTGCGCAGACAGAGTGGGCCAAATGACAAAGACCTACAATGATATCGATGCTGTCACACGTCTGTTGGAGGAG aaagagagagacctGGAACTGGCTGCAAAGATCGGCCAGTCTCTTCTCAAGAAGAACCGGACTCTGACTGAACAGAATGACTACCTGGAGGAGCAAGTGGGGCAGATCACTGAGGAG GTGGCCCAGCTTCACCATGAGCTCAACCTGAAGGACGAGCTGCTTCAGTTTTACACCAACGCAGTGGAGGAGTGTGAGGACGAGTCCGCCGCTTCCCCCAC GGGCAAGAAGAGTAAAGCAGAAACAGCTTCGGGAGTCTTTCTTAGTGACACGCTCCAGAGGAAACTCAAAGAGCTGGAAGAGGAGAACCTGTCACTCCGCTCAGAG GCCAGCCATCTTAAGTCAGAGACGGAGACGTATGAAGAAAAGGAGCAGCAGCTTGTCAGTGACTGTGTCAAAGAGCTCC GGCTGTCCAGTCTGCAGATCTCTGCTATCGCCGAGGAGTTGGCTCGGAAAACCGAGGATGCCTCCCGTCAGCAGGAGGAGATCACGCACCTCCTCTCTCAGATAGTGGATCTCCAAAAGAAGGCTAAATCT CTGGCTGTTGAAAATGAGGAGCTATCTCAGCACCTAGTGGCAGCAAAGGACGCTCAGAGGCAGCTTACAGCAGAG ctgcaggagctgcaggagaAATACTCAGAGTGTATCGAGATGCTGCATGAAGCCCAGGAGGAGCTTAAGAACCTGAGGAACAGGAACTACCCTGCAGGAACTCCCCGACGCTACCACCCGCTGGGACTCTACCCAATG GATTCTCTGGCGGCGGAGATCGAAGGAACGATGAGGAAGGAGTTGAGTCTGGACGATCCTGAGTGTGAAGAGCAGAA GATCCACCGGAAGCGAGTGTTTGAGACGGTGAAGAGTGTGAACCAAACCGTTCGCCAGCGCTCGCTCACTCCGACCAACTCCAACATCCCAGGCTCCAACCAATCACTGTCCACTCGGACGTCGCCCCAGTCCAGCGGCCTCTCCACGCCTCACTCCGCCATGTTTGGCGGGGACATCGTCGGAGACGGTGTCGCCTATGACAACCGGACCCAGACCATTCTCATGGAGACAGCATGCAATCAGGACAA CAGCTTAGAGTGCAGAGAGAAGAAGGCGAGCGGGGCAGAGGACCTGCGGCTGGCCCTGCGCCGCCTGTCTCTGCGCCGACAAAACAACCTGAGCGAGAGACGCTTCTTCGAAGAGGAGAGAGAGCGCCGACGGGGCAGAGTGCATGGAACCCTCGACCACGACAACGTGCTGACCCCTTCCGACAGCATCATGTCGCTTGGAAACCTGAACCTGTGGGCCTCCCGGGGGCCGTACCTCCCCGACAAGCTGCAGATCGTCAAGCCGCTCGAAG GTTCGGCCATCTTGCATCAGTGGCAGCAGCTAGCTCAGCCTCACCTCGGTGTGATCCTGGACGCCAGGCCCGGCGTCGTGCCGAAGGGCTACAGGCCCCTTGAGCTGGAGCTggaacag GTGTACCCATGGGGCGGTTTCGAGGAGGATGAACCAGGAGAGCAGTACTTCCAGAATCtgcccacctcctcctcctcctctatgGCCTCGCCGGCTGTGCCTGCCGTCTCCAGCACGGGGGACACCAACCTCAGGCAGCCCCCGTGCAGCCTTGGCCCGCCGTCTCCGCCTTCCCCGTCCCCGTCTCCGCATCTTAGCAACACCGATGCGCTGG CTGCATACTATCCAGGAAAATGCATGGCCCACACCAGCTCCACTTACACCTTCACAACGTGTCGGATCCTCCATCCAACGGACGAACAGACGCGCGTCACACCAAG TCTAAACCCCGTCTCCACGTCGTCTTCCTGTGTGATGAGCAGCAGCCTGTGGGGAACGCCCGCCGCCACGCCCTGCACGCCGCGCAGGCTCAGCCTCAGGCCCTCTGAATCATCCACCAACCTCAG AGATGGAACGCGCACCACCAGCACTTCCCTTGGGTTAGTGCGCCTCCTGCAGGAGAGGGGGATCTCAGCGGCCATGTACCACCAGAGCCAGGGCACTGGAGGAGTTCTGTTCAGCACCTCCATCGCCCCCAACAGGGCATCCAACACCGAACACCTACGACCCGCCACCCCTCCAAACTCCCCGACGAGGCCCAGCGCCTCGGCCGCCACGACCTCTGAAGGCTTCGACTTCAAGAGCCCGTCGTACGACAACTTCCTGGCGTCCAAGCCGGCGCGCTCCATCCTGAAGGAGGTGACGGGGACGAGAGGCCGGCAGAGAGCGAGGGACTGCGAGAGCCAAACGGACGTCAGCGTGGCCGTCTACAACCTCAACCTGTTGGACAAGGTGAAGCGGCTGGGCGTGGCCGGAGGCAGGGCAGCGAGCCCCAGCCCCCTGCTGGGGCCTCTGGGGGGACTGCGCAGGTCTGGGTCCCCCTTTGGGCCGGATGGAATGAGAAGGTACAGGAGTTACCCGGCCATGGTTGGCGCCAGCATGGCCATGAAGACCCCGGGGCCCCAGGAATAG